A part of Melittangium boletus DSM 14713 genomic DNA contains:
- a CDS encoding NAD(P)-dependent alcohol dehydrogenase — translation MPTMKAAVVRAKHGPFSLEDVELEEPRDNEVLVRITGVGLCHTDLAVRDQHMPVPLPAVLGHEGAGIVERVGRHVTGFVPGDPVVMSYASCGTCPNCQRGLNAYCPEIFPRNLSGGRLDGSSPHRDARGERIHGCFCAQSSFAEYALAPEDSLVKLPRDVPVHLMGPLGCSMQTGAGAILNALRPEPGSSLVIFGLGSVGLSALMAARVAGCAPLIAVDLLESRLALARELGATHCLSAREGDVVERVRALTGGEGTQYSLDCTGAPGVVRQAVESLRLTGVCGIIGLMPMGTEFTLDMNTVLHGRTLRGIVEGDSVPRRFIPRLVELWREGRFPLERLIQTWPLSRIDEAARASARGEVLKAVLMPGA, via the coding sequence ATGCCCACGATGAAAGCCGCTGTGGTGCGAGCGAAGCACGGACCCTTCTCGCTGGAGGACGTGGAACTCGAGGAGCCGCGAGACAACGAGGTGCTGGTGCGCATCACGGGCGTGGGCCTGTGCCACACCGACCTGGCCGTGAGGGATCAGCACATGCCCGTGCCGCTGCCCGCGGTGCTCGGCCACGAGGGCGCGGGCATCGTCGAGAGGGTGGGCCGCCACGTCACCGGCTTCGTCCCAGGAGATCCCGTCGTCATGAGCTACGCGAGCTGCGGCACCTGCCCCAACTGCCAGCGGGGCCTCAATGCCTACTGCCCGGAAATCTTCCCCCGCAACCTGAGCGGCGGCCGGCTCGATGGAAGCTCGCCCCACCGCGATGCCCGGGGGGAGCGCATCCACGGCTGCTTCTGCGCGCAGTCCTCCTTCGCCGAGTACGCGCTCGCCCCGGAGGACAGCCTCGTGAAGCTGCCCCGGGACGTGCCCGTGCACCTCATGGGGCCCCTGGGCTGCTCGATGCAGACGGGCGCGGGCGCCATCCTCAACGCGCTCCGGCCCGAGCCGGGCAGCTCGCTCGTCATCTTCGGCCTGGGCTCGGTGGGGCTCTCGGCCCTCATGGCCGCGCGGGTGGCGGGCTGCGCGCCCCTCATCGCGGTGGACCTGCTGGAGTCGCGGCTCGCGCTCGCCCGGGAGCTCGGCGCCACCCATTGTCTCTCCGCCCGCGAGGGGGACGTGGTGGAGCGGGTGCGCGCCCTCACCGGGGGCGAGGGCACGCAGTACTCGCTGGACTGCACGGGCGCGCCGGGCGTCGTGCGTCAGGCCGTGGAGTCGCTGCGGCTCACCGGTGTGTGCGGCATCATCGGGCTCATGCCCATGGGCACCGAGTTCACGCTCGACATGAACACCGTGCTCCATGGCCGCACGCTGCGCGGCATCGTCGAGGGGGACAGCGTCCCGCGGCGCTTCATCCCCCGGCTCGTCGAGCTGTGGCGCGAGGGGCGCTTCCCGCTCGAGCGGCTCATCCAGACCTGGCCGCTCTCCCGGATTGACGAGGCCGCGAGGGCGAGCGCGCGCGGGGAAGTGCTCAAGGCCGTGCTGATGCCCGGCGCGTAA
- a CDS encoding dienelactone hydrolase family protein: MNRRVEEHPVRVPVGEGLVLEGDLTLPEEALGVVLFAHGSGSSRFSSRNRFVAHSLVSMGLGTLLIDLLTADEEEAERWTRHLRFDIGLLAQRLVGATDWLVRDERTQALSIGYFGSSTGAAAALVAATRVPDRIRAVVSRGGRPDLAGEALFLVLAPTLLIVGGDDFPVVEMNRDAYRLLQTEKRLEIVPGATHLFEEPGTLEQVAKLAGRWFVRHLPVGARRGAEATGQNP; the protein is encoded by the coding sequence ATGAACAGGCGAGTGGAAGAGCATCCGGTGCGCGTGCCGGTGGGGGAGGGGCTGGTGCTGGAGGGAGACCTGACCCTGCCCGAAGAGGCCCTGGGGGTGGTGCTCTTCGCCCACGGCAGTGGCAGCAGCCGCTTCAGCTCGCGCAACCGCTTCGTCGCCCACTCCCTCGTCTCGATGGGACTGGGCACGCTGCTCATCGACCTGCTGACGGCGGACGAGGAAGAAGCGGAGCGCTGGACGCGCCATCTGCGCTTCGACATCGGCCTGCTGGCCCAGCGGCTCGTGGGCGCGACCGACTGGCTCGTGAGGGATGAGCGGACCCAGGCACTCTCCATCGGCTATTTCGGCTCGAGTACCGGGGCGGCCGCGGCGCTCGTCGCGGCCACGCGCGTGCCGGACCGGATTCGCGCCGTCGTCTCGAGAGGGGGGCGGCCCGATCTGGCGGGAGAAGCGCTTTTCCTCGTCCTGGCGCCCACGCTCCTCATCGTGGGCGGCGATGACTTCCCCGTCGTCGAGATGAATCGGGATGCCTACCGCCTGCTCCAGACGGAGAAGCGGCTGGAGATCGTCCCGGGCGCGACGCACCTCTTCGAGGAGCCCGGCACGCTGGAGCAGGTCGCGAAGCTGGCGGGACGCTGGTTCGTGCGTCATCTCCCGGTGGGGGCGCGGCGGGGGGCGGAAGCGACCGGGCAGAACCCGTGA
- a CDS encoding alpha/beta hydrolase has protein sequence MMKGTGRTLAQAARGFTALGALLAGSAPALAAGRACGDHHIPVALAPGLPADQHVFARLCLPEGPTPPATVQVLVHGITYGHLHWDFPDPTGHTQRYSYVSAALDAGFATLALDRIGSGKSSHPLGALVTIETNAYVVHQVIQALRAGTVAGTSGSPGFEKVVLVGHSYGSMTSWYAASDYQDVDGVILSGVSHTFQTAAPLSVLLPLWPAALDPAFLGQGHDLTYLTTRPGTRYTTFYAPSPVDPAVLALDERTKGTLTLAEFAPFALVLARPLDIRVPVLLVNGTQDALFCGPTLTGTVCDSAQALLAAEAPRLGPNAPCTEAWVLPGAGHMLNTIPDAPRWFAVAQEWTTRHIGAGPGPAPGCAP, from the coding sequence ATGATGAAGGGAACGGGGCGGACACTCGCCCAGGCGGCACGGGGCTTCACCGCGCTGGGAGCGCTCCTCGCGGGGAGCGCCCCGGCGCTCGCGGCCGGACGGGCCTGCGGCGACCACCACATCCCGGTGGCGCTCGCGCCCGGCCTGCCCGCGGACCAGCACGTGTTCGCGCGCCTGTGTCTGCCCGAGGGCCCCACGCCGCCCGCCACGGTACAGGTGCTCGTGCACGGCATCACCTACGGCCACCTGCACTGGGACTTCCCGGACCCCACCGGCCACACCCAGCGCTACTCGTACGTGAGCGCGGCGCTCGACGCGGGCTTCGCCACCCTGGCCCTGGATCGCATCGGGAGCGGGAAGAGCTCCCACCCCCTGGGCGCCCTCGTCACCATCGAGACCAACGCCTACGTCGTCCACCAGGTGATCCAGGCGCTGCGCGCGGGCACGGTGGCGGGCACCTCGGGCTCGCCCGGCTTCGAGAAGGTGGTGCTCGTGGGCCACTCCTATGGCTCCATGACCTCCTGGTACGCGGCGAGCGACTACCAGGACGTGGATGGCGTCATCCTCAGCGGCGTGAGCCACACCTTCCAGACCGCGGCGCCGCTGAGCGTCCTGCTGCCCCTGTGGCCCGCCGCGCTCGACCCGGCCTTCCTCGGCCAGGGCCACGACCTGACGTACCTGACCACCCGGCCCGGCACGCGCTACACCACCTTCTATGCCCCGAGCCCCGTCGACCCCGCCGTGCTCGCGCTCGACGAGCGGACCAAGGGCACGTTGACGCTCGCCGAGTTCGCCCCCTTCGCCCTCGTGCTCGCGCGCCCGCTGGACATCCGCGTCCCGGTGCTGCTCGTCAACGGCACCCAGGACGCGCTCTTCTGCGGCCCCACGCTCACGGGCACGGTCTGCGACAGCGCCCAGGCGCTGCTCGCCGCCGAGGCGCCCCGGCTCGGACCGAACGCGCCGTGCACGGAGGCGTGGGTGCTGCCCGGCGCGGGGCACATGCTCAACACGATTCCCGACGCGCCCCGGTGGTTCGCCGTGGCCCAGGAGTGGACGACCCGGCACATCGGCGCGGGCCCCGGCCCCGCGCCTGGCTGCGCGCCCTGA
- a CDS encoding DUF3175 domain-containing protein, with product MASRTSSKTHSHSPKRAPGRTQHRWSGHVTETSDALDLEKEVFKQSSARGIALSLKRSAERSHRRKVEPFRSAMSMLNFYINRAGRNLSPERKRVLAQAKDELRKLFHREAPH from the coding sequence ATGGCCAGCCGCACCTCCTCGAAGACACACTCCCATTCCCCGAAACGCGCTCCCGGAAGAACCCAGCACCGTTGGTCCGGTCACGTGACGGAGACGAGCGATGCGCTCGACCTTGAGAAGGAGGTCTTCAAACAGTCCAGCGCTCGGGGAATCGCCTTGTCGCTCAAGCGCTCGGCGGAGCGGAGCCACCGGCGGAAGGTGGAGCCCTTCCGCTCGGCCATGTCGATGTTGAACTTCTACATCAACCGGGCGGGCAGGAATCTGAGCCCCGAGCGCAAGCGCGTCCTGGCCCAGGCCAAGGACGAGTTGCGGAAGCTCTTCCACCGCGAAGCGCCACACTGA
- the yjjJ gene encoding type II toxin-antitoxin system HipA family toxin YjjJ: MSTERLLALLASRGQAQAQELAEALGVSQPTVSRLIQAAGDRICRMGRTRATRYARTRALPGLGTSLPVHRIDEAGTCTLAGHLHLLSAGRHWYSETDSLFEGLPPFASDMRPQGYVGRMFSAKYPELALPARITHWNDDDCLIALARRGEDCVGHLILGEESLDRWFRRDTVSVHPSDYPAWALRSDTEQVGSSAGGEHPKFLTYSEGRHVLVKFASHDAGEVARRWRDLLVCESLALDVIRRAGLDAASARWFDEGNYRFLEVERFDRVGARGRRGMLSLDALDNEYIGAAGRGAHWTSLAPRLLERRFIQAEDARRLRWLDVFGQLIANSDRHFGNVSFLETGPQRFRLAPAYDMLPMTFAPSVTTVVERPFEPSPPTAATLDVWADAALHASTFWTRAAGEAALSEDFRALARRCRDSVDALRERLGG, translated from the coding sequence ATGTCCACCGAACGGCTGCTCGCGTTGCTCGCGAGCCGGGGTCAGGCGCAGGCCCAGGAGTTGGCGGAGGCCCTGGGGGTGTCACAGCCCACGGTCTCGCGCCTCATCCAGGCGGCGGGCGATCGCATCTGCCGGATGGGGCGGACGCGCGCGACCCGCTACGCCCGCACGCGGGCCCTTCCCGGACTCGGGACGTCCCTTCCCGTCCACCGCATCGACGAAGCGGGGACGTGCACCCTCGCCGGGCACCTCCACCTGCTCTCCGCGGGGAGGCACTGGTACAGCGAGACCGACTCCTTGTTCGAGGGACTTCCCCCCTTCGCCTCGGACATGCGGCCGCAGGGGTATGTCGGCCGGATGTTCAGCGCGAAGTACCCGGAGCTGGCCCTGCCCGCGCGCATCACGCACTGGAACGATGATGACTGCCTCATCGCCCTCGCGCGACGAGGCGAGGACTGCGTGGGCCATCTCATCCTGGGGGAAGAATCCCTCGACCGCTGGTTCCGCCGGGACACCGTGTCCGTGCACCCCTCGGACTACCCCGCGTGGGCGCTCCGCTCGGACACGGAGCAGGTGGGCTCGTCCGCGGGCGGTGAGCACCCCAAGTTCCTGACGTACTCCGAGGGGCGTCACGTCCTGGTCAAGTTCGCGAGCCACGACGCGGGCGAGGTGGCCCGCCGCTGGAGGGATCTGCTCGTGTGCGAGAGCCTCGCGCTCGACGTCATCCGGCGGGCTGGCCTCGACGCCGCCTCGGCCCGCTGGTTCGACGAGGGGAACTACCGCTTCCTGGAGGTCGAGCGCTTCGACCGCGTGGGCGCCCGAGGACGGCGCGGCATGCTGTCCCTGGATGCCCTGGACAACGAATACATCGGGGCGGCGGGCCGTGGCGCCCACTGGACGAGCCTCGCGCCCCGGCTCCTGGAGCGGCGCTTCATCCAGGCCGAGGATGCCCGGCGCCTGCGCTGGCTCGACGTCTTCGGTCAGCTCATCGCCAACTCGGATCGCCATTTCGGCAACGTGAGCTTCCTCGAGACAGGGCCCCAGCGATTCCGGCTCGCGCCCGCCTACGACATGCTCCCGATGACGTTCGCGCCCTCCGTCACGACGGTCGTGGAGCGACCCTTCGAGCCCTCGCCACCCACCGCGGCAACCCTCGACGTCTGGGCCGATGCCGCCCTCCACGCGAGCACGTTCTGGACGCGGGCCGCCGGAGAGGCGGCCCTCAGCGAGGACTTCCGAGCGCTCGCGCGGCGCTGCCGGGACAGCGTGGACGCCCTGCGCGAGCGGCTGGGAGGCTGA
- a CDS encoding phosphoribosyltransferase encodes MRRYRDRHHGGRVLASALEAYAGRTDVIVLALPRGGVPVGFEVARHLGARLDVFLVRKLGVPGHEELAMGALASGGVRVVDPEVVDGLGLTDAVLDEAARREARELLRRERLYRRGGPPPRIEGQTVILVDDGIATGSSMRAAVAALKSQKPSRLVVGVPTAAPSTCEALARQVDDIVCVDTPEPFMAVGLWYEDFAQTTDEEVLALLEQAARERAEESQVPGGM; translated from the coding sequence ATGCGCCGCTATCGAGATCGCCACCACGGGGGAAGGGTGCTCGCGTCCGCCTTGGAGGCCTATGCCGGACGCACGGACGTCATCGTGCTCGCCTTGCCACGGGGCGGAGTTCCCGTCGGCTTCGAGGTCGCCCGGCACCTGGGCGCTCGCCTGGATGTCTTCCTGGTCCGCAAGCTCGGAGTCCCGGGCCACGAGGAGTTGGCGATGGGGGCGCTCGCCAGCGGCGGCGTCCGCGTCGTGGACCCCGAGGTGGTCGACGGCCTGGGCTTGACGGACGCGGTGCTCGACGAGGCCGCCCGGAGAGAAGCGCGTGAGCTGTTGCGGCGTGAGCGGCTGTACCGCCGCGGCGGGCCGCCTCCCCGCATCGAGGGCCAGACCGTCATTCTCGTGGACGACGGCATCGCGACGGGCTCCTCGATGCGCGCGGCCGTCGCGGCACTCAAGTCCCAGAAGCCTTCCCGGCTCGTGGTGGGAGTGCCCACCGCGGCGCCTTCCACCTGCGAGGCGCTCGCGCGGCAGGTGGACGACATCGTCTGTGTCGACACGCCGGAGCCCTTCATGGCGGTGGGGCTCTGGTACGAGGACTTCGCGCAAACGACGGACGAAGAGGTGCTCGCGCTCCTCGAGCAGGCCGCGCGGGAGCGGGCCGAGGAATCCCAGGTGCCTGGGGGCATGTGA
- a CDS encoding site-2 protease family protein — protein MRGHIQVGSLRGIPIRVHFTFLLILPFLAWSFSQAFRAAAIAANVPPERLSGPPILWGLGVAVALFLSVLLHELAHSVYALAKGGAVSDISLMMIGGVSRITRMPDGARHEALMALAGPVTSLVLGALSLGVHLLLAGTDSFNLSFAFFYLGSLNIFLGVFNLLPAFPMDGGRILRALLTGKLGRVRATRVSGWVGQGFALLFGLYALLSGNFLLLFIAFFVFMGAAAESRDVLMQSRLGDVPVREVMSRNTVSVDASATLRDATELLYTERQRALPVVEGGRVVGLLMLESVRQVPVDRLSSVPVRELAQEVPVLTPDATAWEALKEMGQRRLTQLPVTEGGVLVGSLSQEDLLRALELRDLRDSKEPRQQGPWGFGGRENQSPT, from the coding sequence ATGCGCGGACACATCCAGGTCGGCTCCCTGAGGGGCATTCCCATCCGGGTGCACTTCACCTTCCTGCTCATCCTCCCCTTTCTCGCCTGGAGTTTCAGCCAGGCGTTCCGCGCCGCGGCCATCGCCGCGAACGTGCCCCCCGAGCGCCTGTCCGGGCCGCCCATCCTGTGGGGGTTGGGCGTCGCCGTGGCGCTCTTCCTGTCCGTGCTCCTGCACGAGCTCGCCCACTCCGTCTATGCCCTGGCCAAGGGCGGCGCCGTGTCCGACATCAGCCTGATGATGATTGGCGGCGTGTCGCGCATCACCCGCATGCCGGACGGGGCGCGGCACGAGGCGCTCATGGCGCTCGCGGGTCCGGTGACGAGCCTGGTGCTGGGCGCGCTGTCGCTGGGCGTCCACTTGCTGCTCGCGGGCACGGACTCCTTCAACCTGAGCTTCGCCTTCTTCTACCTGGGCTCGCTCAACATCTTCCTCGGCGTCTTCAACCTGCTGCCCGCCTTCCCCATGGATGGAGGCCGCATCCTGCGCGCGCTGCTCACCGGGAAGCTCGGGCGCGTGCGCGCCACGCGGGTGTCCGGCTGGGTGGGCCAGGGCTTCGCGCTGCTCTTCGGGCTCTACGCGCTGCTGTCCGGCAACTTCCTGCTGCTCTTCATCGCCTTCTTCGTCTTCATGGGCGCCGCGGCCGAGTCGCGCGACGTGCTCATGCAGTCCCGGCTGGGCGACGTGCCCGTGCGCGAGGTGATGAGCCGCAACACCGTCTCGGTGGACGCGAGCGCCACGCTGCGCGACGCCACGGAGCTGCTCTACACCGAGCGCCAGCGCGCCCTGCCCGTGGTGGAGGGGGGCCGCGTGGTGGGCCTGTTGATGCTCGAGTCCGTGCGCCAGGTGCCGGTGGATCGGCTCTCCAGCGTGCCCGTGCGCGAGCTCGCCCAGGAGGTGCCCGTGCTCACCCCGGACGCCACCGCGTGGGAAGCGCTCAAGGAGATGGGCCAGCGCCGCCTGACCCAGCTGCCCGTCACCGAGGGCGGCGTGCTCGTGGGCAGCCTCTCCCAGGAGGACCTGTTGCGCGCCCTGGAGCTGCGCGACCTGCGCGACTCGAAGGAGCCGCGCCAGCAGGGGCCCTGGGGCTTCGGCGGCCGCGAGAACCAGTCGCCCACCTGA
- a CDS encoding CBS domain-containing protein, with product MVRKIHEVMTRGVEVVQPSDTVRAAAEMMRDLSVGPLPVCNGARVVGMVTDRDIVVRAVAQGLDPSTARVADVMSPGIEYCFDDEETDAVLRRMEERQVRRFVVVDRNKKLVGIVALGDLSSSEDRQRVGETLQGISEGPSTPV from the coding sequence ATGGTCCGGAAGATTCACGAAGTGATGACACGCGGCGTGGAAGTGGTGCAACCCAGTGACACCGTGCGCGCGGCCGCCGAGATGATGCGCGACCTGTCGGTGGGTCCGCTGCCCGTCTGCAATGGCGCGCGCGTGGTGGGCATGGTGACCGACCGGGACATCGTCGTGCGCGCGGTGGCGCAGGGATTGGACCCCTCCACCGCGCGCGTCGCGGACGTCATGAGCCCCGGCATCGAGTACTGCTTCGATGACGAGGAGACGGACGCGGTGCTGCGGCGCATGGAGGAGCGGCAGGTGCGCCGCTTCGTCGTGGTGGACCGCAACAAGAAGCTGGTGGGCATCGTGGCGCTGGGGGACCTGTCCTCGAGCGAGGACCGCCAGCGCGTGGGCGAAACGCTCCAGGGCATCTCCGAGGGGCCCAGCACGCCCGTGTGA
- a CDS encoding CBS domain-containing protein has translation MARKISEVMTRDVETLRPTDTVRDASESMRSLNVGVLPVCEGERVVGVLTDRDLIVRAIALGMEPSITQVSDVMTSNVQVCFEDDDVGSVLERMKKQQLRRFVVVDRDEALVGIVSIGDLSQDFDEERVGEALEGISEPAPPRE, from the coding sequence ATGGCCCGGAAGATTTCCGAAGTGATGACGCGTGACGTGGAGACGCTGCGGCCCACGGACACGGTGCGAGATGCCTCCGAGTCGATGCGCAGCCTCAACGTGGGGGTGCTGCCGGTGTGCGAGGGCGAGCGCGTGGTGGGGGTACTCACCGACCGCGACCTCATCGTGCGCGCCATCGCCCTGGGGATGGAGCCCTCCATCACCCAGGTGAGCGACGTGATGACGTCCAACGTGCAGGTATGCTTCGAGGACGACGACGTGGGCAGCGTGCTCGAGCGCATGAAGAAGCAGCAGCTGCGCCGCTTCGTCGTGGTGGACCGGGACGAGGCGCTGGTGGGCATCGTGTCCATCGGGGATTTGTCCCAGGACTTCGACGAGGAGCGCGTGGGCGAGGCCCTGGAGGGCATCTCCGAGCCGGCGCCGCCCCGGGAGTAG
- the egtB gene encoding ergothioneine biosynthesis protein EgtB, whose amino-acid sequence MSLDSPVARARALPWKARAVEELTAARARMRRMLEGLPGSVLVQQHSPLMSPLFWDVAHVANQEEQWLLRALGAPALTTADFDALYDAFRHPRATRCQLPLLPPAQAFAYAARVREAVLEHLQRFPEDSDVPLLRGGLVFGLVAQHEQQHLETLCATLQWMTSHAYRPAARPRPRPGRAAQGEVYLPGGLVRLGSDSPWAYDNERPAHLVRVPGFLLDAHPVTNGDYAVFVASGGYEDARWWDPQGYAWIREQGVRHPLFWIPQAGGAWLRRRFGWVEPLPADEPVQHVCWYEADAYARWAGKRLPTEAEWERAASGLAGASRVFPWGDTPAGRERANLGGDTWGPSPVGSYPAGATPEGIWGLIGDVWEWTSSTFHGHPGFVAFPYREYSEVFFGTEYRVLKGGAWASAPVAVRNSFRNWDYPIRRHIFAGFRCARDAR is encoded by the coding sequence ATGTCACTCGACTCACCCGTGGCACGCGCCCGCGCCCTCCCCTGGAAGGCGCGGGCCGTGGAGGAGCTCACCGCCGCGCGCGCCCGCATGCGGCGCATGCTCGAGGGACTTCCCGGGTCCGTGCTCGTCCAGCAGCACTCGCCCCTCATGTCCCCGCTCTTCTGGGACGTGGCCCACGTGGCCAACCAGGAGGAGCAGTGGCTCTTGCGCGCCCTCGGTGCGCCCGCGCTCACCACCGCGGACTTCGACGCGCTCTACGACGCGTTCCGCCACCCGCGCGCCACGCGCTGCCAACTGCCGCTGCTGCCCCCGGCCCAGGCCTTCGCCTACGCCGCGCGGGTGCGCGAGGCCGTGCTCGAGCACCTCCAGCGGTTCCCCGAGGACTCGGACGTGCCGCTCTTGCGCGGGGGCCTCGTCTTCGGGCTCGTCGCCCAGCACGAGCAGCAGCACCTGGAGACGCTGTGCGCCACGTTGCAGTGGATGACGTCGCACGCGTACCGGCCCGCCGCGCGCCCGCGGCCCCGTCCCGGCCGCGCCGCCCAGGGTGAGGTGTACCTGCCGGGAGGTCTCGTGCGGCTGGGGAGCGACTCGCCCTGGGCCTACGACAACGAGCGCCCCGCGCACCTCGTGCGGGTGCCCGGCTTCCTCCTGGACGCGCACCCGGTGACGAACGGGGACTACGCGGTGTTCGTCGCCTCGGGGGGCTACGAGGACGCGCGCTGGTGGGACCCCCAGGGCTACGCCTGGATCCGGGAGCAGGGCGTGCGCCATCCGCTCTTCTGGATTCCGCAGGCGGGAGGCGCGTGGCTGCGCAGGCGCTTCGGGTGGGTGGAGCCGCTGCCCGCGGACGAGCCCGTGCAGCACGTGTGCTGGTACGAGGCGGACGCCTACGCGCGCTGGGCCGGCAAGCGGCTGCCCACCGAGGCCGAGTGGGAGCGGGCCGCGTCGGGGCTGGCGGGCGCGTCCCGCGTGTTTCCGTGGGGGGACACGCCCGCGGGGCGGGAGCGGGCGAACCTGGGGGGCGACACGTGGGGCCCCTCTCCCGTGGGGAGCTACCCGGCGGGGGCCACGCCCGAGGGCATCTGGGGGCTTATCGGGGACGTGTGGGAGTGGACGAGCAGCACGTTCCACGGCCACCCCGGCTTCGTGGCCTTTCCCTATCGCGAATATTCGGAGGTCTTCTTCGGGACGGAGTACCGGGTCCTGAAGGGGGGCGCCTGGGCGAGTGCTCCGGTCGCCGTCCGCAACAGTTTCCGCAACTGGGACTACCCCATCCGCCGGCACATCTTCGCCGGTTTCCGGTGCGCGCGCGACGCGAGGTGA
- a CDS encoding MFS transporter, whose translation MIHPDTVVGHPRHVHRLAVGTLFFLQGLCFASWASRIPSIQQRLGLTEAALGLALLALPAGSMTSLAFSGWLVARRGSAQVVLGALVLYAGLLVGIGAVGSLGALVGVLYLFGMAGNLVNISVNTQAVGVEALYGRSVMASFHGLWSLAGFVAAAVGSAMMGWRVAPLPHFVGTLGVVLAALAASARFILPDEPGRHPAVRVLSLPDRSLWGLGVMAFCCMICEGAMFDWSGVYFQRVVHAERDWVGSGYAVFMGAMATGRFLADGLTRRLGLQRVFQVSGGLIAVGLMTAVLLPRLPTALLGFLMVGCGVSSVVPLVYGAAGRSKTIPAGVALAAVSTIGFLGFLLGPPLIGLMAEAVSLRGSFTLVACMGLGVALIGSRKAF comes from the coding sequence ATGATTCACCCGGACACGGTCGTTGGCCATCCCCGTCACGTCCACCGCCTGGCGGTGGGGACGTTGTTCTTCCTGCAGGGGTTGTGTTTCGCGAGCTGGGCGTCGCGCATTCCGAGCATCCAGCAGCGGCTGGGGCTCACCGAGGCGGCGCTGGGCCTGGCGCTGCTGGCGCTGCCCGCGGGCTCGATGACGAGCCTCGCCTTCTCGGGCTGGCTGGTGGCGCGCCGCGGGAGCGCCCAGGTGGTGCTCGGGGCGCTGGTGCTCTACGCGGGGCTGCTGGTGGGCATCGGGGCGGTGGGCAGCCTGGGCGCGCTCGTGGGGGTGCTGTATCTGTTCGGCATGGCGGGCAACCTGGTGAACATCTCGGTGAACACGCAGGCGGTGGGGGTGGAGGCGCTGTATGGACGCTCGGTGATGGCGTCCTTCCACGGCCTGTGGAGCCTGGCGGGCTTCGTCGCGGCGGCGGTGGGCTCGGCGATGATGGGCTGGCGCGTGGCGCCGCTGCCGCACTTCGTGGGGACGCTGGGCGTCGTGCTGGCGGCGCTCGCGGCGAGCGCGCGCTTCATCCTCCCGGACGAGCCCGGGCGGCACCCGGCGGTGCGGGTGCTCTCGCTGCCGGACCGCTCGCTGTGGGGCCTGGGGGTGATGGCCTTCTGCTGCATGATCTGCGAGGGGGCGATGTTCGACTGGAGCGGGGTGTACTTCCAGCGGGTGGTGCACGCGGAGCGGGACTGGGTGGGCTCGGGGTACGCGGTGTTCATGGGGGCCATGGCCACGGGGCGCTTCCTGGCGGACGGGCTCACGCGGCGGCTGGGCCTCCAGCGGGTGTTCCAGGTGAGCGGTGGGCTCATCGCGGTGGGGCTGATGACGGCGGTGCTCCTGCCGCGCCTGCCCACGGCGCTGTTGGGCTTCCTGATGGTGGGCTGTGGGGTGTCGTCCGTGGTGCCGCTCGTCTATGGGGCGGCGGGCCGCAGCAAGACGATTCCCGCGGGCGTGGCCCTGGCGGCGGTGTCCACCATCGGCTTCCTGGGCTTCCTCCTGGGCCCGCCGCTCATCGGCCTGATGGCGGAGGCGGTGAGCCTGCGCGGCTCCTTCACGCTCGTGGCCTGCATGGGACTGGGCGTGGCCCTCATCGGCTCGCGCAAGGCGTTCTGA